Proteins found in one Miscanthus floridulus cultivar M001 chromosome 4, ASM1932011v1, whole genome shotgun sequence genomic segment:
- the LOC136550243 gene encoding villin-5, protein MSVSMKDLDPAFRGSGQKDGLEIWRIENFKPVPVPASSYGKFFMGDSYIILKTTALKNGSLHHDIHYWIGKDTSQDEAGTAAILTVELDAALGGRAVQYREIQGNETEKFLSYFRPCIMPQQGGAASGFNHVEVNEQDHKTRLYVCHGKHVVHVKEVPFARSSLNHDDIFILDTKFKIFQFSGSNSSIQERAKALEVVQYIKDTFHEGKCEIASVEDGRMMADAEAGEFWGFFGGFAPLPRRAPAEGNEKHEETAFKLLCFDQGKLEPIDCQSLAHELLETNKCYFLDCGAELYVWMGRITSLQERKGASEAAEKLLSDSNRTRTHIIKVIEGFETVTFKSKFKEWPQTPELKLSSEDGRGKVAALLKRQGLNVKGLMKAVPAKEEPQSYIDCTGNLQVWRVNDKDKVQLSSSDQSKFYTGDCYIFQYTYPGDDKEEYLVGTWFGKKSIEEDRVIAVSLASKMVESAKFQAVQARFYEGKEPIQFFVIFQSLQVFKGGLSSGYKRFIAENGIDDESYSEDGLALFRIQGSGPENMQAIQVEPVASSLNSSYCYILHDEQTVFTWAGNLTTALDQELMERQLDVIKPNTQSRSQKEGSETDQFWSLLGGKSEYSGQKMVRELESDPHLFSCILSKGNLKVKEIYHFTQDDLMTEDVFILDCHTSIFVWVGQQVDVKVRLQALDVGEKFIVLDFLMENFARETPIFTIMEGSEPPFFTRFFTWDSAKSLMHGNSYERKLAIVKGGGAPALDKPKRRTTVYSGRSTTQDKSQRSRSMSFSPERVRVRGRSPAFTALSANFESSSNRNLSTPPVVKKLYPKSVTPDSSNTSSKSSAIAALAGSLDRPSQTPASEFVKDGSESEKPKQEGDGKGVDTVATRVESLTINEDVKENEPEDDEGLPIYPYERLKTTAGDPVTEIDVTRRETYLSSTEFKEKFGMTKEAFCKLPKWKQNRLKIALQLF, encoded by the exons ATGTCAGTTTCTATGAAGGACCTGGACCCAGCTTTCCGTGGTTCTGGACAAAAGGA CGGCTTGGAAATATGGCGTATTGAGAATTTCAAGCCGGTTCCTGTCCCTGCATCTTCATATGGAAAGTTCTTCATGGGTGATTCTTACATTATCTTGAAG ACAACAGCCTTGAAAAATGGTTCTCTTCACCATGATATCCATTACTGGATTGGTAAAGATACTAGTCAG GACGAAGCTGGAACTGCTGCGATTTTAACGGTAGAGCTTGATGCTGCTCTTGGCGGGCGTGCTGTTCAGTACCGAGAAATACAAGGCAATGAAACAGAAAAATTCCTGTCCTATTTTAGACCATGCATCATGCCACAGCAAGGAGGAGCGGCATCTGGATTCAACCATGTTGAGGTCAATGAGCAGGATCACAAGACCCGCTTATATGTCTGCCATGGGAAGCATGTCGTTCATGTTAAAGAG GTTCCCTTTGCTCGATCATCCCTTAATCATGATGACATATTTATTTTGGATACGAAGTTCAAAATTTTCCAGTTCAGTGGCTCAAACTCATCCATCCAAGAGCGAGCAAAAGCTCTTGAAGTTGTGCAGTACATCAAAGATACATTTCATGAGGGCAAGTGTGAAATTGCATCTGTTG AGGATGGTAGAATGATGGCTGATGCTGAAGCTGGTGAATTCTGGGGTTTTTTTGGTGGCTTCGCCCCTCTTCCTAGGAGGGCACCTGCagaaggcaatgagaaacatgaGGAAACTGCTTTCAAATTGCTATG TTTTGACCAAGGAAAGCTGGAGCCTATCGACTGCCAATCTTTAGCACATGAATTACTTGAGACAAACAAGTGTTACTTCTTAGACTGTGGTGCTGAATTGTATGTTTGGATGGGCAGAATTACATCCCTGCAGGAGAGAAAGGGTGCTAGTGAAGCTGCTGAG AAATTGCTCTCTGATTCAAACCGAACAAGAACACATATAATCAAAGTGATTGAAGGGTTTGAGACTGTTACGTTCAAGTCAAAATTTAAAGAGTGGCCGCAGACGCCTGAGTTGAAGTTGTCATCGGAGGATGGAAGAGGCAAAGTTGCAG CTCTTCTCAAACGCCAGGGCTTAAATGTTAAGGGTTTGATGAAAGCTGTCCCTGCAAAAGAAGAACCTCAATCCTATATTGATTGCACTGGCAACTTGCAG GTTTGGCGTGTAAATGATAAAGACAAGGTTCAACTCTCATCCTCTGACCAATCCAAATTTTACACTGGCGATTGCTACATATTTCAGTATACTTATCCTGGAGATGATAAGGAGGAATATCTTGTTGGAACCTGGTTTGGGAAAAAGAGTATTGAG GAGGATAGGGTAATAGCAGTTTCACTTGCAAGCAAGATGGTTGAATCTGCTAAGTTTCAGGCTGTCCAG GCGCGCTTTTATGAGGGGAAAGAACCGATTCAGTTCTTTGTGATATTTCAAAGCTTGCAAGTGTTTAAG GGTGGTCTTAGTTCTGGATACAAGAGATTCATCGCTGAAAATGGTATTGATGATGAAAGTTATTCTGAAGATGGGCTTGCACTCTTTCGTATTCAAGGTTCAGGACCAGAGAACATGCAAGCTATTCAAGTTGAACCT GTGGCCTCATCATTGAATTCATCATATTGTTACATTCTACATGATGAACAAACTGTGTTCACTTGGGCTGGAAATCTGACCACTGCATTGGACCAAGAGTTAATGGAGAGGCAGCTTGATGTTATTAAG CCAAATACACAGTCTAGGTCACAAAAGGAAGGGTCAGAAACGGACCAGTTTTGGAGCTTACTGGGAGGCAAATCTGAGTACTCAGGCCAAAAAATGGTGCGAGAACTTGAAAGTGATCCCCATCTTTTCTCATGCATCCTGTCGAAAG GCAATTTGAAG GTCAAAGAAATATACCACTTTACTCAAGATGATCTAATGACAGAAGATGTTTTCATTCTGGACTGTCACACGAGCATATTTGTTTGGGTTGGTCAGCAGGTGGATGTTAAAGTCAGGTTACAAGCTCTGGATGTTGGGGAG AAATTTATTGTGCTTGATTTCCTTATGGAAAACTTTGCCCGTGAAACACCAATTTTCACCATTATGGAGGGGAGTGAGCCTCCCTTTTTCACTAGATTCTTCACCTGGGACTCCGCGAAATCACTG ATGCATGGCAATTCGTACGAGAGGAAGCTTGCCATTGTAAAAGGTGGAGGTGCTCCAGCATTGGAT AAACCGAAACGACGAACAACCGTCTATTCAGGAAGGAGTACTACACAAGATAAATCCCAACGCTCCAGAAGCATGTCCTTCAGCCCTGAGCGCGTCCGTGTTAGGGGAAGATCTCCAGCATTCACTGCGTTGTCTGCTAATTTTGAAAGTTCAAGCAATAGAAATCTTTCCACTCCACCTGTAGTTAAGAAACTGTACCCGAAATCTGTTACACCTGATTCGTCAAATACTTCTTCTAAGTCATCTGCAATTGCTGCTCTGGCTGGTTCTTTGGATCGCCCTTCTCAAACTCCTGCTTCAGAATTCGTGAAAG ATGGCTCTGAGTCAGAGAAGCCAAAACAGGAGGGAGATGGTAAAGGTGTTGATACTGTGGCCACTAGAGTTGAATCTCTGACTATAAATGAAGATGTAAAAGAAAACgagccagaagatgacgagggcCTTCCTATTTACCCGTATGAACGTCTGAAGACCACAGCTGGTGATCCTGTTACTGAAATTGATGTCACGAGGCGAGAG ACCTACTTATCTTCGACTGAATTCAAAGAGAAGTTTGGGATGACAAAGGAAGCATTTTGCAAGCTTCCGAAGTGGAAGCAGAACAGGCTAAAAATTGCTCTTCAACTTTTTTAG
- the LOC136549007 gene encoding cysteine-rich receptor-like protein kinase 6, with the protein MVYVLANRHHPGHHPPSRRISPSVVVLLATSPLAAAAWSESGVACGGRSGSSYGANSTYEANLRHLAAVLPAETSASHRHSVDRAIGYWPNRVETSASCWTWTDDDGDCATCIAEAFKELERVCPFRREATFSGDDCNLRLAEFRIFSIDVFRRNPMFEAFAMGIIFQAVGLACLFFLFIQAWRHDSKKGTMTRHTPLLSGDK; encoded by the exons ATGGTTTACG TCCTCGCCAATCGCCATCACCCCGGTCACCACCCACCATCACGGAGAATCTCTCCCTCAGTCGTCGTCCTCCTGGCCACCTcgcccctcgccgccgccgcatgGTCGGAGTCGGGCGTCGCATGCGGTGGGAGGAGCGGTAGTAGCTACGGGGCTAACAGCACCTACGAAGCCAACCTCCGCCACCTTGCGGCCGTCCTCCCGGCCGAGACCTCTGCCTCGCACCGTCACAGCGTGGACCGTGCCATCGGGTACTGGCCTAACCGGGTGGAGACCAGCGCGAGCTGCTGGACCTGGACCGACGACGACGGTGACTGCGCCACCTGCATCGCCGAGGCCTTCAAGGAGTTAGAGCGCGTCTGCCCGTTCCGCAGAGAGGCCACCTTCTCCGGTGACGACTGCAATCTCCGTCTTGCCGAGTTCCGTATCTTCAGCATCGATGTCTTCC GAAGAAACCCAATGTTTGAAGCCTTTGCTATGGGGATCATATTTCAAGCAGTCGGTCTAGCATGTCTTTTCTTCTTGTTTATACAGGCTTGGCGGCATGACAGTAAAAAAGGCACCATGAC GCGTCACACCCCTCTTCTATCTGGAGATAAATAG